Proteins co-encoded in one Klebsiella michiganensis genomic window:
- a CDS encoding PAAR motif family protein, producing the protein MGKFAIVLGDATTHGGKVTSASSSFDISGKNAALLNDTVSCPEHGTNKIIECDVSAYEENGRGIVLHNCKTQCGASVIASMQDMEVG; encoded by the coding sequence ATGGGAAAATTTGCAATTGTTTTAGGGGATGCCACTACACATGGCGGGAAAGTCACATCAGCCTCATCCAGTTTCGATATTTCAGGGAAGAATGCTGCACTTTTAAATGACACAGTATCTTGCCCTGAGCATGGCACAAATAAAATTATTGAGTGCGATGTTTCTGCGTATGAAGAAAATGGCCGAGGGATCGTTTTGCATAATTGTAAAACACAGTGCGGGGCGAGCGTTATTGCAAGCATGCAGGATATGGAGGTTGGCTGA
- a CDS encoding type VI secretion protein, with protein sequence MSTLQNLVAACHADGTQLRQQAQARTENWQPWLAPVTDTSPTGEDPGYDDDFQRIREEVNKLSGIDTGLICTLAEKLLISTAKDIRIATYYCWARLHQDGETGFAEGLELLAGLLQRYGAQLHPQRERSRKPALEWLAGSRVLDSLSLWPEVARDDALRTAGALLLICDGLETEPEGSRPELNALYNALESRLMKAGGVDAVVPQNASNKAQSQTATHTTESDAPVLNRITSGQDLLAQARTLTGYLREQPDGWLAAHRLMKSLRHDTLHSIPAPDAQGKTRIEPPRADQRAMLKRLYLQQSWSEIMEQADSAFSRGANHLWLDLQWYIHQALMKSGQDVLADIIAADLKGLLRRLTGLETLAFNDGTPFADEVTLNWINQSVLDDMSGWRDEPVSATGETDNDILALESEALEKADTDGLDATLHWLQTRPGTDSAKDKWLLRLLMARVAEQKGKNELALHLLGELDSAAQSITLTQWTPALLFEVKSRRLRLLRMKATRSETDKSRLQPEMDLLLSGLIALDPASSAVLCG encoded by the coding sequence ATGAGCACACTGCAGAATCTGGTCGCGGCCTGTCACGCTGACGGCACGCAGCTGCGACAACAGGCGCAGGCACGCACGGAAAACTGGCAGCCCTGGCTTGCTCCGGTAACTGACACCAGTCCCACCGGAGAAGATCCCGGCTATGACGATGATTTTCAGCGTATCCGGGAGGAGGTCAATAAGCTTTCTGGCATTGATACCGGGCTGATTTGCACGCTTGCCGAAAAACTGCTGATCAGCACTGCCAAAGATATCCGGATCGCCACCTATTATTGCTGGGCGCGTTTGCACCAGGACGGGGAAACCGGCTTTGCAGAAGGGCTTGAACTGCTGGCGGGATTGCTACAGCGCTATGGAGCACAGCTTCATCCTCAGCGTGAGCGGAGCCGTAAACCGGCCCTGGAGTGGCTCGCAGGCTCCCGCGTTCTGGACAGCCTGTCACTCTGGCCGGAAGTAGCACGCGACGATGCCCTACGCACTGCCGGTGCGCTGTTGCTTATTTGCGACGGTCTGGAGACCGAGCCGGAAGGTTCACGCCCAGAGCTGAATGCCCTGTACAACGCGCTGGAATCTCGCCTGATGAAGGCCGGTGGCGTGGATGCAGTGGTACCGCAGAATGCCAGTAATAAGGCACAGTCACAGACCGCCACGCATACGACCGAGTCTGACGCGCCGGTTCTGAACCGCATTACCTCCGGCCAGGATTTGCTGGCCCAGGCCCGTACACTGACCGGATATCTGCGTGAGCAACCTGATGGCTGGCTTGCCGCTCACCGGCTGATGAAAAGCCTGCGTCATGACACATTGCACAGTATTCCTGCCCCGGATGCACAGGGGAAAACCCGAATCGAACCGCCGCGCGCTGACCAGCGGGCCATGCTGAAACGCCTGTATCTGCAGCAGAGCTGGTCCGAAATTATGGAGCAGGCAGACAGCGCTTTTTCGCGCGGCGCCAATCATCTCTGGCTGGATTTGCAGTGGTATATCCACCAGGCCTTGATGAAATCGGGGCAGGATGTGCTGGCTGATATCATCGCCGCCGACCTGAAAGGGCTGCTGCGCCGCCTTACCGGGCTTGAAACCCTGGCCTTTAATGACGGTACGCCGTTTGCCGATGAGGTCACTTTGAACTGGATAAATCAGAGCGTGCTGGACGATATGTCAGGCTGGAGGGATGAGCCGGTCAGTGCCACCGGTGAGACAGATAACGATATCCTGGCCCTCGAGTCTGAAGCGCTGGAGAAAGCGGACACTGACGGTCTGGATGCCACACTTCACTGGCTACAGACCCGCCCGGGCACCGACTCGGCAAAAGACAAATGGCTGCTGCGTTTGCTGATGGCCCGGGTGGCCGAGCAGAAGGGTAAAAACGAGCTGGCCCTGCATCTGCTGGGTGAGCTCGACAGTGCCGCACAGTCAATCACCCTCACGCAATGGACACCGGCACTGTTGTTTGAAGTGAAATCGCGCCGCCTCAGACTGCTGCGCATGAAAGCCACACGCAGTGAAACCGATAAATCACGGCTTCAGCCTGAGATGGATTTGCTTCTGTCCGGTCTGATTGCACTCGATCCGGCAAGCAGTGCTGTGCTTTGTGGGTAG
- a CDS encoding PAAR motif family protein, which translates to MGRYVVVLGDVTTHGGKVTSASSSFDISGKNAALLNDTVSCPEHGTNKIIECDVSAYEENGRGIVLHNCKTQCGASVIASMQDMEVG; encoded by the coding sequence ATGGGTAGATACGTCGTTGTTTTAGGGGATGTCACTACACATGGCGGGAAAGTCACATCAGCCTCATCCAGTTTCGATATTTCAGGGAAGAATGCTGCACTTTTAAATGACACAGTATCTTGCCCTGAGCACGGCACAAATAAAATTATTGAGTGCGATGTTTCTGCGTATGAAGAAAATGGCCGAGGGATCGTTTTGCATAATTGTAAAACACAGTGCGGGGCGAGCGTTATCGCAAGCATGCAGGATATGGAGGTTGGCTGA
- a CDS encoding type IV secretion protein Rhs produces MNMSLPILFSHNHHLLVVKGCESALDVLAFEGDEALSTPFSYRIEFTSADHAISKEMMLMKTASLTLHAPVDQGYGIKMQQAVRTLQGVVSGFERLNTSKDETHYALTLQPRLALLDRSHQNAIYQDMSVPQIVEKILRERHNMRGQDFLFSLSKEYPRREQVMQYGEDDLHFITRLLGEVGIWFRFTTDTRLNIDVVEFYDGQQGYEKGLTLPSVPPSGQHSEGVDAVWGMESHHSVVQKQVSTRDYNYRQATEDMNTLVDATRGDATTYGEAYHYADNYLTAGSAYGRNPAPESGAFYARIRHERYLNGQTQTHAITSCPTLSPGQVLKVTGGYEVADVFAQGVVVTAMHSHARRDEDFGVRFDGIPDSTDFSFRPEPGSRPVMAGTLPARVTSTTENDTYGHIDKDGRYRVSMLFDRDNWETGFESLWVRQSRPYAGDTYGLHLPLLAGTEVAIGFEDGNPDRPYISGVLHDSAHGDHVTIQNYKRNVLRTPANNKIRLDDNRGQEHIKVSTEYGGKSQLNLGHLVDAEKQKRGEGFELRTDSWGAIRAQKGLFISADGQTKAQGQVLEMQPALARLSAALVEMESLAASAQQAQALAADVRRQQKLLKQKIEQLHEEVILGSAPKGMALVSGEDMQLSASENLTLTAGKQLDIGAQKDFTLAAGKQLSLYSREGAKLFSSNNDIDIQAQGGNITTWSTQDTHISSGKKLVVTAQDELTLICGGGYIKIKGGNVEIGGPGKLLIKNTGIKKAGSGSMQGVMKSFEPESFDEKFIIRNALTQEPLPGKAYKITMPNGSVVTGITDALGATSLNSSDLIGDMIITITGR; encoded by the coding sequence ATGAACATGAGCCTGCCGATATTGTTCAGCCACAACCACCACCTGCTGGTGGTCAAAGGCTGTGAGTCCGCCCTCGATGTACTGGCGTTTGAAGGCGATGAAGCTCTGAGCACGCCGTTCAGCTACCGTATTGAATTCACAAGCGCTGACCATGCCATCAGCAAAGAAATGATGCTGATGAAAACGGCCTCCCTGACGCTGCATGCCCCGGTTGACCAGGGCTACGGCATCAAAATGCAGCAGGCCGTGCGAACCCTTCAGGGAGTGGTGAGCGGCTTTGAACGTCTCAACACCTCAAAGGATGAAACCCACTATGCCCTGACGCTGCAGCCACGCCTGGCGCTGCTTGACCGCTCGCACCAGAACGCCATTTATCAGGACATGTCGGTCCCACAAATCGTGGAAAAAATTCTGCGCGAGCGTCACAACATGCGCGGTCAGGATTTTCTGTTCTCGCTCTCAAAAGAGTACCCGCGCCGTGAGCAGGTGATGCAGTACGGCGAGGATGACCTGCACTTTATTACCCGTCTGCTGGGTGAGGTGGGGATCTGGTTCCGCTTTACCACCGATACCCGCCTGAACATCGACGTGGTGGAGTTTTATGACGGTCAGCAGGGGTATGAAAAAGGTCTGACCCTGCCCTCAGTGCCGCCATCAGGACAGCATTCGGAAGGTGTGGACGCGGTCTGGGGCATGGAGAGTCACCATAGCGTGGTGCAGAAGCAGGTCAGCACCCGGGATTACAACTATCGCCAGGCCACGGAGGACATGAACACCCTGGTCGATGCGACCCGCGGGGATGCCACCACCTACGGCGAGGCGTACCACTATGCGGATAACTATCTGACAGCGGGCAGCGCATATGGCCGCAATCCGGCCCCGGAGTCCGGAGCCTTTTATGCCCGCATTCGTCATGAGCGCTACCTGAATGGCCAGACGCAGACTCATGCCATCACCAGCTGCCCGACCCTCTCTCCGGGTCAGGTACTGAAAGTCACCGGCGGGTACGAAGTGGCAGATGTGTTTGCTCAGGGCGTGGTCGTCACGGCGATGCACAGCCATGCGCGCCGTGATGAAGACTTTGGCGTCAGGTTTGACGGCATCCCGGACAGCACGGATTTTAGTTTCCGTCCTGAGCCTGGCTCACGCCCCGTGATGGCTGGCACCCTTCCTGCCCGCGTCACGAGCACCACCGAGAACGACACCTACGGCCACATCGATAAAGACGGCCGCTATCGCGTCAGCATGCTGTTTGACCGTGATAACTGGGAGACCGGGTTCGAGAGCCTGTGGGTCCGCCAGTCCCGCCCGTACGCCGGCGACACCTACGGTCTGCACCTGCCGCTGCTGGCCGGCACCGAAGTGGCGATTGGCTTCGAGGACGGCAACCCGGACAGGCCGTATATCTCGGGTGTGCTGCACGACTCGGCGCACGGCGACCATGTCACCATCCAGAACTACAAGCGCAACGTCCTGCGCACGCCCGCGAACAACAAAATCCGCCTCGATGACAACCGCGGCCAGGAGCATATCAAAGTCTCCACGGAGTACGGCGGCAAGAGTCAGCTGAACCTCGGCCATTTAGTGGATGCGGAGAAGCAGAAGCGCGGGGAAGGTTTTGAGCTCAGAACCGACAGCTGGGGAGCTATCCGGGCACAGAAAGGACTGTTCATCAGCGCTGATGGCCAGACGAAAGCACAGGGCCAGGTGCTGGAAATGCAGCCGGCGCTCGCGCGGCTGTCAGCGGCATTAGTGGAGATGGAATCCCTGGCAGCAAGTGCACAGCAAGCCCAGGCACTGGCTGCCGATGTCAGGCGTCAGCAAAAACTCCTCAAACAGAAAATTGAACAGCTGCATGAAGAGGTCATCCTGGGCAGTGCACCGAAAGGGATGGCGCTGGTGAGTGGTGAAGATATGCAGCTATCGGCCAGTGAGAATCTGACGCTGACAGCGGGTAAGCAACTGGATATCGGGGCCCAGAAGGATTTCACTCTGGCTGCGGGTAAACAACTCAGTCTATACAGCCGTGAGGGTGCAAAACTATTCAGCTCGAACAACGATATTGATATTCAGGCCCAGGGCGGGAATATCACCACCTGGTCCACGCAGGACACGCATATTTCGAGTGGCAAGAAACTGGTTGTTACGGCACAGGATGAGCTGACGCTGATATGCGGTGGAGGTTATATCAAAATCAAAGGTGGAAATGTTGAGATTGGTGGGCCAGGTAAACTGCTCATTAAGAATACGGGCATCAAGAAGGCTGGCTCCGGCAGTATGCAGGGCGTGATGAAATCATTTGAGCCTGAAAGTTTTGATGAAAAATTCATTATCAGAAATGCATTAACCCAAGAGCCGCTGCCAGGAAAAGCCTATAAAATAACTATGCCAAACGGATCAGTTGTCACTGGTATAACAGACGCCTTGGGGGCGACATCACTTAATTCTTCGGATTTAATAGGTGACATGATAATAACAATTACTGGTCGTTAA
- a CDS encoding membrane protein: MDKEIDTTRALELKYDDNGRPSWRSSPSHKNIKIRGGCDLPPHLPGLIILVHGVNSTGEWYQNAEESLCGGLNARLGLKGTLFELKPNKYSTDSVGEGNSSPSSLTRRELIENHERSPIIRFYWGYSSVEGEEDKYVIPLANVDGEDYHHMKKIGIKADDIRRKGPYIWGGGPFQNGTNNLHSLWSNYGFDEDLAGIPGAKLQYLNEDKDRLLTNAPPRKYYSHAAKRLADLLDLIRDKYPNDTVSIISHSQGTMISLAAVTLAKKGPDALFILNSPYAMHNSQLNEFSIPQQERISPSGRESTLSSIIEKIAKQTSHLSAGGYEGLCVGKFTDKSSWKPEGENVIDGGKIQERDNHGRTYIYFCPHDRVMGSLPLRSIGWQGLPNDKNGNPHPLILKFKNNLYQRMLARNTPCGSDPDKHTPFGTLPDGKSFWDDEGDKYQSSSNTYPNPPKWQTVFVNAERVPEPINSDELAGFDQTRVGKEHGSKQEDGWGEVNPKTGEKNDSTYDNYINLYPNQDVVIGYKELPSGYVQEITRKETFEEKNKRLRTYVSQPTDHSTLPESEKFMSRVVAYDLPIGYCDATWDKEFLSKLRYLADWTTGADPYMNTGIVESISEPSMISRETGIEEMIREKAKEYGY, from the coding sequence ATGGACAAAGAAATAGATACAACAAGGGCTTTAGAGTTGAAGTATGATGATAATGGCCGACCTTCATGGCGTTCAAGCCCTTCACATAAAAATATAAAAATCCGTGGGGGATGCGATTTGCCTCCTCATCTCCCTGGCTTAATAATACTTGTTCATGGTGTTAACTCAACGGGAGAGTGGTATCAAAATGCGGAAGAGTCCCTCTGCGGCGGATTAAATGCTAGGTTAGGGCTCAAGGGTACTCTATTCGAGTTGAAGCCGAACAAATATAGTACTGATTCTGTTGGGGAAGGCAATTCATCACCATCATCTTTAACTCGCAGAGAACTTATTGAAAATCATGAGAGATCTCCAATCATTCGATTCTACTGGGGATATTCTTCTGTAGAGGGTGAAGAGGATAAATATGTTATTCCGTTAGCTAATGTGGATGGTGAAGACTATCACCATATGAAAAAAATAGGTATAAAAGCAGATGACATTCGGAGAAAAGGCCCATATATATGGGGAGGTGGGCCATTTCAAAATGGTACAAATAACTTACATTCTCTTTGGAGTAACTATGGATTCGATGAGGATCTGGCGGGAATTCCTGGCGCGAAACTTCAGTATCTTAATGAAGATAAAGATAGACTTTTAACAAACGCCCCGCCAAGAAAATACTATTCACATGCTGCTAAGCGACTAGCAGATCTTTTAGATCTTATCCGAGATAAATATCCTAATGATACAGTTAGTATTATCTCTCACAGCCAAGGGACAATGATTTCACTAGCCGCAGTAACATTAGCAAAAAAAGGACCAGATGCTCTTTTTATATTAAATTCTCCTTATGCAATGCATAATAGCCAGCTTAATGAATTTTCAATTCCTCAGCAAGAGAGAATTTCTCCTAGCGGCCGCGAGAGTACTTTGTCATCAATAATTGAGAAAATTGCAAAGCAAACTTCGCATCTTTCTGCCGGTGGTTATGAAGGGTTGTGTGTAGGTAAATTTACTGATAAATCGAGTTGGAAGCCTGAAGGTGAGAATGTAATAGACGGTGGGAAAATACAAGAGCGTGATAATCATGGTCGAACGTATATTTACTTCTGCCCTCATGACCGAGTTATGGGTTCATTACCTCTTCGCTCAATAGGTTGGCAAGGACTGCCGAATGATAAAAATGGAAATCCACATCCATTAATTCTGAAATTCAAAAATAATTTATACCAAAGGATGTTGGCTAGGAATACACCATGTGGTTCTGATCCTGATAAGCATACACCATTTGGTACATTGCCTGATGGGAAATCATTTTGGGATGATGAAGGTGATAAATATCAAAGCAGTAGTAATACATATCCTAACCCTCCTAAATGGCAAACTGTGTTTGTAAATGCAGAAAGAGTTCCTGAGCCTATTAATTCCGATGAGTTGGCAGGATTTGACCAAACCCGGGTAGGTAAAGAGCATGGCTCAAAACAAGAGGATGGATGGGGTGAAGTGAACCCTAAAACTGGCGAGAAAAATGACAGTACATATGATAATTATATTAATTTATATCCAAACCAAGATGTCGTAATCGGCTATAAAGAGCTTCCAAGTGGTTATGTGCAAGAGATAACAAGGAAGGAAACTTTCGAAGAAAAAAATAAGAGATTGCGGACTTATGTTTCACAACCAACAGATCATAGTACACTACCGGAAAGCGAGAAGTTTATGTCCAGAGTAGTAGCTTATGATTTACCAATAGGCTACTGCGATGCTACATGGGATAAAGAATTTCTTTCTAAACTTCGATATCTTGCAGATTGGACTACTGGTGCTGATCCTTATATGAACACAGGAATTGTTGAAAGTATTAGTGAACCGTCAATGATAAGCCGGGAAACGGGCATCGAGGAAATGATTCGGGAAAAGGCAAAGGAGTACGGTTACTAA
- a CDS encoding type VI secretion protein VasK has translation MKKASNLLGVGLLILLVLLLVLFALAQTTESPSGGDENMFWYVVAVFVALTALLCTLIFFTLSRQKNPSPVTPDGESNRNEEETTDLFDYSALNKYLRRRYTLFWRRKVQLLLVSGDDAAIEQLVPGLQENQWLEGNRTVLIYGGSLTAEPDKEKYTALRKLRRGRPLDGIVRVMPQSLNLTPQISDNDLRGLEKISELLRYSAPVWLWQLCDSKWSQAKRTQQSVGASFPLRARPDDITRQLELMLPALRTQGVSQVAENNGHDFLLRLGQHLKDGGIARWAQQLAPWLAGSQQRVSLRGLMFSLPENKPAYTAGETAGAAPADAEKYIPESQRHALTLPVTWQGIVDDCTRVRGRRVGMAWEQTLAWTLMAIIGVWGAGTLLSFAVNRLQIVSVAQQAHALVEHPSVSDYQLTALHTLRNDAGRLQHRIQEGAPWYQRFGLDHNQQLLDAMLPWYGAANNRLIRDPANAALTQKLSVLAGSAPGSDQRAQLAKPGYDQLKAWLMMARPDKADGAYYAQTMKAVQPTRMGISTGLWQSLSPDLWVFYISELPKQPQWKITPDTQLVSQSRQVLLQQIGRRNAESTLYENMLKSVRRNFADVSLEDMTSGTDARRLFTTEEVVPGMFTRQAWEGGIQQAIEKAANSRRDEIDWVLSDSRKAVSSDLSPEALKARLTQRYFTDFAGSWLNFLNSLHWNPANNIADVTDQLTLMSDVRQSPLIALMNTIAWQGQTGQQSEGLSDSIIKSAKDLVGGKDKPAIDQSASGPQGPLDETFGPLLTLLGKNKGSNVMSADNSLSLQTYLTRITRVRLRLQQVASASDPQEMMQTLAQTVFQGKSVDLTDTQQYGSLISASLGEEWSGFGSTMFVQPLTQAWETVLQPSSASLNDKWSRSVVANWHTAFDGRFPFAASKSDASLPMLAEFVRKDSGRIERFLTTELSGVLHKEGSQWVPDKVNSQGLSFNPAFLRAINQLSQLSDILFTDGSQGISFELQARPVPQVVETQLTIDGQPLHYFNQMADWQSFRWPGETYKPGTMLTWTTVNAGARLFGDYSGTWGFIRWLDQGKRQQLDRSQWMMSFTAPDGRTLQWVLRSQLGKGPLALLDLRGFTLPDQIFSVDSAATAQALMANTGNSDMDGVE, from the coding sequence ATGAAAAAGGCCTCAAATCTCCTGGGGGTGGGACTCCTGATCCTGCTCGTTCTGCTTCTGGTACTCTTTGCTCTGGCACAGACAACGGAGTCACCATCCGGAGGCGATGAAAATATGTTCTGGTACGTGGTGGCAGTCTTTGTAGCCCTGACAGCGCTGTTGTGCACCCTCATATTCTTTACGTTGTCCCGACAAAAAAATCCGTCTCCTGTCACGCCTGATGGCGAGAGCAACAGAAATGAAGAAGAAACGACGGATCTGTTTGATTATTCAGCGCTTAATAAATATCTCAGAAGACGTTACACTCTGTTCTGGCGACGTAAAGTGCAGTTGTTGCTGGTCAGCGGTGACGATGCGGCAATCGAACAGCTGGTACCTGGCCTGCAGGAAAACCAGTGGCTTGAAGGTAACCGTACCGTTCTGATTTACGGCGGCAGTCTGACTGCTGAGCCCGATAAGGAAAAATATACCGCGCTGCGCAAACTGCGTCGCGGGCGCCCACTGGACGGTATTGTCCGTGTCATGCCGCAGTCGCTTAATCTGACCCCACAAATCAGCGACAACGATTTACGCGGGCTGGAAAAAATCAGTGAACTGCTCCGTTATTCCGCCCCGGTCTGGCTGTGGCAACTGTGTGACAGCAAGTGGTCGCAGGCAAAACGCACTCAGCAGTCGGTAGGAGCCAGTTTCCCACTGCGTGCCAGGCCTGACGATATTACCCGCCAGCTTGAGCTGATGCTGCCGGCCTTGCGAACGCAGGGGGTGAGTCAGGTCGCTGAGAACAACGGCCACGACTTCCTGTTACGTCTGGGCCAGCATCTCAAAGACGGCGGCATCGCCCGCTGGGCTCAGCAACTGGCACCCTGGCTGGCTGGCTCTCAGCAACGCGTTTCGCTGCGAGGCCTTATGTTCAGCCTGCCGGAGAATAAACCCGCCTATACCGCAGGAGAAACAGCCGGTGCTGCACCTGCCGACGCTGAGAAATATATCCCGGAATCACAACGCCATGCGCTGACCCTGCCGGTGACCTGGCAGGGTATCGTGGATGACTGTACCCGCGTGCGTGGCCGCCGTGTCGGTATGGCGTGGGAACAGACGCTGGCCTGGACACTAATGGCCATTATCGGTGTCTGGGGGGCGGGGACGCTGCTGTCGTTTGCGGTCAACCGTCTGCAGATTGTCTCCGTGGCGCAGCAGGCGCATGCTCTGGTGGAGCATCCTTCCGTATCGGATTACCAGCTGACGGCCCTGCATACGCTGCGTAATGACGCCGGCCGCCTGCAGCACCGTATTCAGGAAGGCGCGCCATGGTACCAGCGCTTCGGTCTGGACCATAATCAGCAGCTGCTCGATGCGATGCTCCCTTGGTACGGCGCGGCGAACAACCGCCTGATCCGCGACCCGGCAAATGCCGCCCTGACGCAGAAACTCAGCGTGCTGGCAGGCTCCGCGCCCGGCAGCGACCAGCGGGCACAGTTGGCAAAACCGGGCTATGACCAGCTGAAGGCCTGGCTGATGATGGCCCGTCCGGATAAGGCCGATGGTGCGTATTACGCTCAGACCATGAAAGCCGTACAGCCGACGCGGATGGGCATTTCAACCGGCCTGTGGCAGAGCCTGTCACCGGACCTGTGGGTATTCTATATTTCCGAATTACCGAAGCAGCCACAATGGAAAATCACGCCGGACACACAACTGGTCAGCCAGAGCCGCCAGGTACTGCTGCAGCAAATTGGACGGCGTAATGCTGAAAGCACTCTGTATGAGAACATGCTCAAATCCGTGCGTCGTAATTTCGCAGATGTGTCTCTGGAAGACATGACCAGCGGTACCGATGCGCGGCGACTGTTCACCACCGAGGAAGTGGTGCCCGGCATGTTTACCCGCCAGGCGTGGGAAGGGGGCATTCAGCAGGCTATCGAAAAGGCCGCAAATTCCCGCCGGGATGAAATTGACTGGGTGTTGAGCGACAGCCGGAAAGCGGTTTCCTCAGACCTGTCGCCGGAAGCCCTGAAAGCACGTCTGACACAACGTTACTTCACCGACTTTGCCGGCAGTTGGCTGAATTTCCTCAACAGCCTGCACTGGAATCCGGCAAACAATATTGCTGACGTTACCGACCAGTTGACGCTGATGAGTGATGTCCGGCAGTCACCACTGATTGCCCTGATGAACACCATCGCCTGGCAGGGGCAGACCGGCCAGCAAAGCGAAGGCCTTTCGGATTCCATCATCAAATCGGCTAAAGACTTGGTAGGAGGGAAAGACAAACCTGCGATTGACCAGTCTGCGTCAGGCCCGCAGGGGCCGCTCGATGAAACCTTTGGCCCGCTGCTGACGCTGCTGGGGAAAAACAAAGGCAGCAATGTGATGTCGGCTGACAACTCGCTGAGCCTGCAGACGTATCTGACCCGCATCACCCGTGTGCGTCTGCGTCTGCAACAGGTTGCCAGCGCCTCTGACCCGCAGGAGATGATGCAGACCCTGGCGCAGACCGTATTCCAGGGCAAAAGCGTGGATCTGACCGACACTCAGCAGTACGGCAGTCTGATTTCGGCAAGTCTGGGCGAAGAGTGGAGCGGTTTTGGCAGCACGATGTTTGTTCAGCCACTGACCCAGGCCTGGGAGACCGTGCTTCAGCCGTCGTCGGCGAGTCTGAATGACAAATGGAGCCGGTCCGTGGTGGCAAACTGGCACACCGCCTTTGACGGACGTTTCCCGTTTGCGGCGAGCAAAAGTGATGCCTCCCTGCCAATGCTGGCAGAATTTGTGCGTAAGGACAGCGGGCGTATTGAGCGATTCCTGACCACGGAACTGAGTGGTGTACTGCACAAAGAGGGCAGCCAGTGGGTACCGGATAAGGTCAACAGCCAGGGGCTGAGCTTTAACCCGGCTTTCCTGCGGGCGATTAATCAACTGAGCCAGCTGTCAGACATTCTGTTCACCGATGGTAGCCAGGGCATCAGTTTTGAGCTGCAGGCGCGCCCTGTACCGCAGGTGGTCGAAACCCAACTGACAATCGATGGCCAGCCGCTGCACTACTTCAATCAGATGGCCGACTGGCAGAGCTTCCGCTGGCCGGGAGAGACTTACAAGCCGGGGACGATGCTCACCTGGACTACAGTCAACGCCGGTGCGCGCCTGTTCGGGGATTACAGCGGCACCTGGGGCTTTATTCGCTGGCTGGACCAGGGCAAGCGCCAGCAGCTTGACCGCAGTCAGTGGATGATGAGCTTCACCGCCCCGGACGGTCGGACCCTGCAGTGGGTATTGCGCTCACAACTCGGAAAAGGTCCGCTGGCGCTGCTGGATCTGCGCGGTTTCACGCTGCCGGATCAGATATTCAGTGTCGACAGTGCAGCCACGGCTCAGGCGCTGATGGCCAACACAGGAAACAGTGACATGGATGGAGTCGAATAA